One window of the Ictidomys tridecemlineatus isolate mIctTri1 chromosome 11, mIctTri1.hap1, whole genome shotgun sequence genome contains the following:
- the LOC144367759 gene encoding intelectin-2-like, with protein MIRLCFLLFLSVVTEWCSAAVTRSPEMFWEDEECASSFSSLPRSCKEIKNTCQKARDGLYLLRAKNGAIYQTFCDMTSAGGGWTLVASVHENNMAGKCTMGDRWSSQQGNRADYPEGDGNWANYNTFGSAEAATSDDYKNLGYYDIQAAYLGIWHVPNNSPMKNWRNNSLLRYRTTSGFFKHLGHNLFGLYQLHRKYPVKYGLGKCWNENGPAIPVVYDFGDAQKTASYYSPNGQREFVAGFVQFRVFNNEKAANALCAGMRVTDCNTEHHCIGGGGYFPESNPKQCGDFSAFDADGHGTQVHFSNSREITEAAVLLFYR; from the exons ATGATCAGACTCTGcttccttttgtttctctctgTGGTCACCGAATGGTGCAGCGCAG CAGTGACCCGTTCTCCCGAGATGTTCTGGGAGGACGAAGAATgtgcctcttccttttcttccctgccTAGAAGCTGCAAGGAAATCAAAAATACTTGCCAGAAAGCAAGAG ATGGCCTGTATCTCCTCCGGGCCAAGAATGGTGCCATCTACCAGACCTTCTGTGACATGACCTCTGCGGGTGGTGGCTGGACCCTGGTGGCCAGTGTGCACGAGAACAACATGGCTGGGAAGTGCACGATGGGCGATCGGTGGTCCAGCCAGCAGGGCAACAGAGCAGACTACCCAGAGGGGGACGGCAACTGGGCCAATTACAACACCTTCGGGTCTGCAGAGGCGGCCACCAGTGACGACTACAAG AACCTTGGCTACTACGACATCCAGGCTGCGTACTTGGGCATCTGGCATGTGCCCAACAATAGCCCCATGAAGAACTGGCGGAACAACTCTCTGCTGAGGTATCGCACCACATCTGGCTTCTTCAAGCATTTGGGACACAATCTGTTTGGCCTCTACCAGTTACACAGG AAATATCCAGTAAAGTATGGATTAGGGAAGTGTTGGAATGAAAATGGCCCAGCAATACCTGTGGTCTACGACTTTGGTGATGCTCAGAAAACCGCATCTTACTACTCACCTAATGGTCAAA gagaATTTGTTGCAGGATTTGTCCAGTTCAGGGTGTTTAATAATGAAAAAGCAGCCAACGCTCTCTGTGCTGGAATGAGAGTCACTGACTGCAACACGGAGCAC CACTGCATTGGTGGAGGAGGATACTTCCCAGAGAGCAATCCCAAGCAGTGTGGAGACTTCTCTGCTTTTGACGCAGATGGACATGGAACTCAGGTGCATTTCAGCAACAGCCGGGAGATAACAGAGGCAGCTGTGCTTCTCTTCTATCGGTGA